In a single window of the Desulfovibrio mangrovi genome:
- a CDS encoding c-type cytochrome: protein MQRKIVIAFVTGLFIAAAFGMAFAEGGNARKGKFLYRKHCRSCHGVSASDLSPATKTQKEWKAIFSDTSKIPCNAKWPAMPESDVNDIFTYLHDFAKDSPSPAKCS from the coding sequence ATGCAACGTAAGATAGTGATCGCCTTTGTGACCGGTCTGTTCATTGCCGCAGCCTTCGGCATGGCCTTTGCCGAGGGGGGGAATGCTCGAAAGGGCAAGTTTCTGTATCGTAAGCATTGCCGCAGTTGCCACGGCGTTTCTGCTTCCGATCTTTCTCCCGCCACCAAGACCCAGAAGGAATGGAAGGCTATTTTCAGCGATACTTCCAAGATTCCCTGCAATGCAAAATGGCCTGCCATGCCCGAGAGCGATGTAAATGACATTTTTACCTACCTGCATGACTTTGCGAAGGATTCTCCGTCCCCGGCAAAGTGCAGTTAG